From Verrucomicrobiia bacterium, a single genomic window includes:
- the nrfD gene encoding NrfD/PsrC family molybdoenzyme membrane anchor subunit — MPPAVTNLVFEVIPHFEGYAYPNEATSQPLWGILIVLYPYITGLVAGAFIMASLVRVFKVRALEPVYRLSMLTAFAFLLCAPLPLLFHLGHPERCLEVMMTPHLTSPMAIFGFIYAWYLMAVLLLELWFDYRADFVAWSEITPGFRGMLYRLFTVGVTDVSAPAVELDHKIGQVLSIVGIPSAFLLHGYVGFIFGSIKANPWWGNVLMPIIFIMSAMVSGIALCVFNYMVLSWVRRKAIDMKCLDTMCMFLFYSLVMDAAIEGLDWIHRIYSAEEGFQVIQYMAREKLFYTLSLGQVAMGTLMPLLLLGSLQLIRRRVPELPRRRMYFASSALILVGVLAMRWNVVIGGQTFSKSLRGIMTYKMEFAGLEGWLMGAFLLILPFIVLTVFIKLFLSEKLLSTVPLQTLSAQPPRNAFGPAAFDDDFAVPSSSGSDETDSQLKHKN, encoded by the coding sequence ATGCCCCCTGCCGTTACGAATCTGGTCTTTGAAGTCATTCCTCATTTCGAGGGGTATGCCTATCCCAACGAAGCGACTTCGCAGCCGCTTTGGGGGATACTAATTGTTCTGTACCCATATATCACGGGCCTGGTCGCGGGCGCGTTTATCATGGCGTCCCTGGTGCGCGTCTTCAAAGTCAGAGCCCTCGAACCGGTGTACCGCCTGTCGATGCTCACCGCCTTTGCTTTTCTCTTGTGCGCGCCCTTGCCGCTGCTGTTTCACCTTGGCCACCCGGAGCGGTGTCTCGAGGTGATGATGACGCCACACCTGACGTCGCCGATGGCCATCTTCGGGTTCATTTACGCGTGGTACTTGATGGCCGTGCTCCTGCTGGAACTGTGGTTCGATTACCGCGCCGATTTTGTCGCATGGTCGGAAATCACGCCGGGGTTCCGTGGGATGCTCTACCGGCTGTTTACAGTGGGTGTGACGGATGTGTCGGCGCCGGCGGTTGAGTTGGACCACAAGATCGGCCAGGTGCTTTCGATTGTGGGTATTCCCTCAGCCTTTTTGCTGCACGGTTATGTCGGGTTCATCTTTGGCTCCATCAAGGCCAACCCGTGGTGGGGCAACGTGCTGATGCCCATTATTTTTATTATGTCTGCCATGGTCTCGGGCATCGCCTTATGCGTTTTCAATTACATGGTCCTGAGCTGGGTCAGGCGCAAAGCCATTGATATGAAATGCCTCGATACGATGTGCATGTTCCTTTTCTACTCCCTCGTTATGGATGCCGCCATCGAGGGGTTGGACTGGATTCACCGCATCTATTCCGCTGAGGAGGGCTTTCAGGTCATCCAATATATGGCGCGAGAAAAGCTTTTTTATACGCTCAGCCTGGGCCAGGTGGCGATGGGCACGTTGATGCCGCTGTTGCTGCTGGGCTCACTCCAATTGATCCGCCGGCGTGTGCCGGAATTGCCGCGCCGGCGCATGTACTTTGCCAGCTCCGCTTTGATTCTGGTCGGAGTGCTGGCGATGCGCTGGAACGTGGTCATAGGCGGCCAGACTTTTTCCAAGAGCCTGCGCGGCATTATGACCTACAAGATGGAGTTTGCAGGGTTGGAAGGGTGGCTGATGGGGGCTTTTCTGTTGATCCTGCCGTTCATTGTGCTGACCGTGTTTATTAAGCTGTTCCTGTCTGAAAAGCTTCTCAGCACCGTTCCGCTCCAGACCCTTTCGGCTCAACCACCCCGCAATGCTTTCGGCCCGGCCGCTTTTGACGATGACTTCGCGGTGCCGTCATCAAGTGGTTCGGACGAAACTGACAGTCAGTTGAAACATAAAAACTAG
- the uvrB gene encoding excinuclease ABC subunit UvrB — protein sequence MFELVSPYAPAGDQPQAIAKLTEGLLSGAKHQVLLGVTGSGKTFTIANAIKNLNKPTLVISHNKTLAAQLYAEFKSFFPRNAVEYFVSYFDYYQPEAYIPRTDTFIEKDSSVNDEIERLRLSTMSSLFSRQDVIVVASVSCIYGIGSKEDYEALVIPIRAGQAMGREHFLHRLVDLQYTRNDVELSRGEFRARGDTVELWPAGREDALRVEFFGEDIDRITRFEPLTGHKLDALDAVTIYPGKQFVMPSEKLRPALLAIREELSERITWFEKQGKLLEAQRLKMRTEYDLEMMEEMGFCSGIENYSRPLSGRAPGSRPCTLFDFFPKDFLLVIDESHATLPQIGGMYEGDRSRKTVLVEHGFRLPSALDNRPLSFEEFQGLQNQSIYASATPAPRELGWAKSRVVEQIVRPTGLVDPKVTLKPLGGQIDDLINECRKRADAKERVLVTTLTKRTAEELTDYLREIGIQVQYLHSEIDAIERVEVLRALRKGEFDVLVGINLLREGLDLPEVSLVAILDADKEGFLRSETSLIQTAGRAARHLHGEVILYADVKTQSIQKFLAVSEYRRAKQLAYNQEHHITPRSVSRAVEESLSAYRGVNQRARAFLAESGVDLDINETIKEIEEEMLAAANNLEFEKAALLRDQIRELKRGSDANAAGKASDPTASRPVSYRKGARSRAPRKEMPF from the coding sequence ATGTTTGAATTGGTTTCACCATACGCGCCGGCCGGGGATCAGCCCCAGGCCATCGCCAAGCTTACCGAGGGTCTCCTTTCCGGGGCCAAACACCAGGTCCTCCTGGGCGTTACCGGGTCGGGCAAGACCTTTACTATCGCTAACGCCATTAAGAACTTGAACAAACCGACACTCGTCATTTCCCATAACAAGACCCTGGCAGCCCAGCTTTATGCGGAATTCAAATCCTTTTTCCCAAGAAACGCGGTCGAATATTTCGTCAGCTATTTCGATTATTACCAGCCGGAGGCCTATATCCCCCGGACCGATACTTTTATCGAGAAGGATTCAAGTGTGAATGACGAGATCGAGCGCCTCCGGCTCTCGACCATGAGTTCCCTCTTTTCCCGCCAGGATGTCATTGTCGTCGCCAGCGTTTCCTGCATTTACGGCATTGGCAGCAAGGAAGACTACGAAGCCCTGGTCATTCCCATTCGCGCGGGGCAGGCAATGGGCCGGGAACATTTCCTGCATCGTCTGGTGGACCTCCAATACACCCGCAACGATGTCGAACTGAGCCGCGGCGAGTTTCGCGCCCGGGGCGACACGGTGGAACTCTGGCCGGCGGGGCGCGAGGACGCCTTGCGGGTCGAGTTTTTCGGCGAAGACATCGACCGCATCACCCGTTTCGAACCGTTGACGGGCCATAAGCTGGATGCCCTGGATGCGGTGACGATTTACCCCGGAAAACAGTTCGTCATGCCTTCCGAGAAACTACGGCCAGCCCTGCTGGCCATCCGCGAGGAATTGAGCGAGCGCATCACGTGGTTCGAGAAACAAGGCAAACTGCTCGAAGCCCAGCGGCTCAAGATGCGCACCGAGTACGATCTCGAGATGATGGAGGAGATGGGCTTCTGCTCAGGCATCGAGAATTACTCGCGGCCTCTCTCAGGCCGGGCGCCGGGCTCCCGGCCCTGCACCCTGTTCGATTTCTTTCCAAAGGATTTCCTCCTGGTCATCGATGAGTCGCACGCCACTTTGCCCCAGATCGGCGGGATGTACGAAGGCGACCGCTCGCGCAAAACCGTCCTCGTCGAACACGGGTTCCGCTTGCCCAGCGCCTTGGACAATCGCCCCCTCAGTTTCGAGGAGTTCCAGGGACTCCAAAACCAGAGCATTTACGCCAGTGCAACTCCGGCCCCGCGCGAGCTGGGCTGGGCCAAATCCCGCGTGGTCGAGCAAATCGTGCGGCCCACGGGCCTGGTGGACCCTAAAGTGACGCTCAAACCGCTCGGGGGCCAAATCGACGACCTCATCAATGAATGCCGCAAACGCGCCGACGCCAAGGAACGCGTGCTGGTGACCACCCTCACCAAAAGGACAGCCGAGGAATTGACCGATTACCTGCGCGAGATCGGGATTCAGGTGCAATACCTCCATAGCGAAATCGACGCCATCGAACGCGTCGAGGTCTTGCGGGCGTTGCGCAAAGGGGAGTTCGATGTGCTGGTGGGAATCAACCTCCTGCGCGAAGGACTCGACCTGCCGGAGGTGTCTCTGGTGGCAATCCTGGACGCTGACAAGGAAGGATTTCTGCGAAGCGAAACCAGCCTCATCCAGACTGCCGGACGCGCCGCCCGCCACCTCCATGGCGAGGTCATCCTCTACGCCGACGTCAAAACGCAGAGCATCCAGAAATTCCTGGCAGTTTCTGAATATCGGCGCGCGAAGCAGTTGGCCTATAACCAGGAACATCATATCACTCCCCGCAGTGTCAGCCGCGCAGTAGAAGAAAGCCTTTCCGCTTACCGGGGTGTCAACCAGCGCGCGCGCGCTTTTCTGGCTGAGTCCGGTGTGGACCTCGATATTAACGAGACCATCAAGGAAATTGAGGAGGAAATGCTCGCCGCCGCCAATAACCTTGAATTCGAAAAGGCGGCGCTGCTCCGCGACCAAATCCGCGAGCTGAAACGGGGGTCAGATGCCAACGCAGCCGGCAAGGCCTCGGACCCCACCGCTTCCAGACCTGTCAGCTACCGCAAGGGCGCCCGGTCGCGCGCGCCTCGAAAAGAAATGCCATTCTGA
- a CDS encoding cytochrome c, translating to MKKLIVLAAAVCLAGVVSARAADAKAVWEKDCAKCHGVDGKGETKMGKKLEIKDLTDAKLQSSLKDEQMAKAIKEGVKESGSDRTRMKAFSDLSDDEAKALVAYVRGLKK from the coding sequence ATGAAAAAATTGATTGTATTAGCCGCTGCCGTATGCCTGGCGGGAGTAGTGTCCGCCCGGGCCGCCGACGCGAAAGCCGTTTGGGAAAAGGATTGCGCCAAGTGCCACGGAGTGGATGGCAAGGGTGAGACCAAGATGGGCAAAAAGCTGGAGATTAAAGACCTTACTGACGCGAAGCTGCAGAGCTCGCTTAAGGACGAACAGATGGCCAAGGCCATCAAGGAAGGCGTCAAGGAAAGCGGTTCCGACAGGACTCGCATGAAGGCCTTCAGCGACTTGAGCGATGACGAGGCCAAGGCCCTGGTTGCTTACGTCCGCGGGTTGAAGAAGTAA
- a CDS encoding CPXCG motif-containing cysteine-rich protein, which produces MEVSEPIQCPFCGQSFELAIDTSIPVQRFTSDCEVCCRPFEVFAQCEPGEVLEVEVRGD; this is translated from the coding sequence ATGGAAGTCTCAGAACCCATTCAATGCCCTTTTTGCGGGCAGAGCTTTGAATTGGCTATCGACACGAGCATCCCGGTCCAGAGATTTACCAGCGATTGCGAGGTCTGCTGCCGCCCCTTCGAAGTCTTCGCCCAATGCGAACCCGGCGAGGTTCTCGAAGTGGAAGTGCGCGGAGATTAA
- a CDS encoding radical SAM protein, whose translation MRIELVEEVTANSGRASEPVDTQKKVPLRLNGIRETAFGSPRDFLDNRFVYAVVSARAHGLSVGVNINPDKACNFNCIYCEVHRNGDSPQPLDVDLMAGELRKTLLLVRAGRLRERPWYRSLPDELLQLRHVALSGDGEPTLAPKFPEALQAIMHVRALGGFPFFKLVLITNATGLDLPHVQEGLKHLTRSDEVWAKLDGGSQAYLNKVNQADVPLEKVLANILMLGRQRSIVIQSLFPAIGEEEPSLEEIEQYAKRLLELKKEGADISLVQIYSATRPSANSRCSHLPLRTLSRIAHSVRQITGLNAEVF comes from the coding sequence GTGCGTATCGAGCTTGTGGAAGAAGTGACTGCTAACAGTGGGCGAGCGAGCGAACCGGTTGATACGCAGAAGAAGGTTCCTCTCCGGCTCAACGGGATTCGCGAAACAGCGTTTGGGTCGCCGCGCGATTTTCTGGATAACCGCTTTGTATATGCGGTGGTTTCAGCCCGCGCGCACGGCTTGTCGGTGGGTGTCAACATCAACCCGGATAAGGCTTGCAACTTTAATTGCATCTATTGCGAGGTACATCGGAACGGGGATTCGCCCCAGCCGCTGGATGTGGATTTAATGGCAGGTGAATTAAGGAAGACGCTTCTGCTGGTTCGCGCGGGCCGGCTGCGGGAGCGGCCCTGGTATCGCTCCTTGCCTGATGAGCTGCTGCAACTGCGCCATGTCGCCTTGAGCGGGGACGGCGAACCCACTCTGGCGCCGAAGTTTCCCGAAGCGCTGCAGGCGATTATGCACGTGCGGGCTCTGGGAGGTTTCCCCTTTTTCAAACTGGTGCTCATCACCAATGCAACCGGCCTGGACCTTCCCCACGTCCAGGAAGGCTTGAAGCATTTGACGCGCAGCGACGAGGTTTGGGCAAAATTAGATGGTGGCTCTCAAGCCTATCTTAACAAGGTGAACCAGGCTGATGTGCCGCTCGAGAAAGTCTTAGCCAATATCCTGATGCTCGGACGCCAAAGGTCCATAGTCATTCAGAGCCTATTTCCCGCCATCGGTGAGGAGGAACCTTCTCTCGAAGAGATTGAGCAGTACGCCAAACGCCTGTTGGAGTTGAAAAAGGAGGGAGCGGATATTTCGCTGGTGCAAATCTACTCGGCCACACGACCTTCAGCCAATTCAAGGTGCAGCCATCTCCCCTTAAGGACCCTCTCACGGATAGCTCACAGCGTGCGGCAGATCACCGGCCTGAATGCCGAGGTGTTTTAA
- a CDS encoding cytochrome c, with protein sequence MKKLLPLLVAIAAMAALSARAADGKELYNKDCAKCHGENGKGQTTMGKKKGAKDYTDPKVQDELKDEAAIKAIKEGLKDKEGNVLMKPVEGISDADAKALVAYMRSFKK encoded by the coding sequence ATGAAAAAACTACTCCCCCTGCTGGTCGCCATCGCAGCGATGGCAGCTCTGTCTGCTCGGGCGGCAGATGGAAAAGAACTGTACAACAAAGACTGCGCCAAGTGCCATGGCGAGAACGGCAAAGGCCAAACCACAATGGGCAAAAAGAAGGGCGCCAAGGATTACACCGACCCGAAGGTGCAGGATGAGCTTAAAGACGAGGCGGCTATCAAGGCCATCAAGGAAGGGCTTAAAGACAAAGAGGGAAACGTTTTAATGAAGCCCGTTGAAGGCATCTCGGATGCAGATGCCAAGGCCTTGGTCGCCTATATGCGCAGCTTTAAGAAATAG
- a CDS encoding beta-galactosidase, with amino-acid sequence MPEAESRRSFIKQTGLLVTGLAGAATGLAHAGKVSALSALPAVPWFRRAFRWGQTNITEIDPQRYDIPWWRSYWKQTQTQGVIINAGGIVAYYPSQVPYHHQALYLNGRDLFGELCHAAHADGLAVFARMDSSKARQDLYEAHPDWFALDSSGQTRKAGEFFVTCVNSPYYEEYIPAIMREIIDRCRPEGFTDNSWSGLGRGSPCFCKNCQRKFRDRTGEAIPNQKNWNQPLYRQWIQWNYERRLELWDRNNQVTQSAGGPECLWIGMNSGSVNGQSQSFRDYREICRRAKLIMLDHQSRSDSSGFQNNGERGKLIHGLLGWDKLIPESMALYQAGRPTFRLASKPEPEARLWMLEGIAGGLQPWWHHIGAYDEDRRMYRIAEPICRWHRANEQYLLNRRPVATVGVVWSQRNNDFYGRDDAEPLVELPWRGMTQALIRARIPYLPVHADDLERDAAQFSLLVLPNLAVMSDRQADAIRAFVKRGGNLLATGHSSLFDEWGDPRPDFALGDLFGAHALQPRQADSEAIRRKWASETSHSYLRLAPELRAATNGPHIPNEPPVKGPRHAVLRGFQETDILPFGGALEPLKVDAGAQVLLTFIRPFPISPPETSWMREPSTDIPALILNATRGGSRIALMPADLDRRFGRDNLPDHGNLLANLVRWAAKDEVPLFVEGPGLIDCHVYHQPGRIILHLINLTNAGTWGQPVDELIPVGPLRVRIKLPETVRGRKARLLVARQTISAPSKRGWASFELPSLLDHEVAVFT; translated from the coding sequence ATGCCAGAGGCTGAAAGCCGCCGCAGTTTCATCAAACAAACCGGTTTGCTGGTGACCGGGTTGGCCGGCGCAGCAACAGGCCTTGCACACGCCGGCAAGGTGTCTGCATTATCTGCGTTGCCGGCGGTTCCGTGGTTTCGCCGCGCATTCCGGTGGGGGCAAACCAATATCACGGAAATCGATCCTCAACGCTACGACATCCCCTGGTGGCGCAGTTACTGGAAACAGACACAAACCCAAGGTGTCATTATTAATGCCGGCGGGATTGTCGCTTATTATCCCAGCCAGGTCCCGTACCATCACCAGGCGCTGTACCTCAATGGCCGCGATTTATTCGGCGAATTGTGCCATGCAGCGCATGCGGACGGGTTGGCAGTTTTCGCGCGGATGGATTCGAGCAAGGCCCGCCAAGACCTGTACGAAGCCCATCCTGATTGGTTCGCGCTCGACAGCTCCGGTCAAACGCGCAAAGCCGGCGAGTTCTTCGTTACCTGTGTCAACAGCCCCTATTATGAAGAATACATTCCGGCCATTATGCGAGAGATCATCGATCGCTGCCGTCCGGAGGGGTTCACCGACAACAGTTGGAGCGGGTTGGGGAGAGGCAGCCCCTGTTTCTGTAAGAACTGCCAGAGGAAATTCCGCGACCGAACCGGTGAGGCGATTCCGAACCAGAAGAACTGGAATCAACCTCTGTACCGCCAGTGGATACAGTGGAATTACGAGCGGCGGCTCGAGTTGTGGGACAGGAACAACCAAGTGACCCAAAGTGCCGGCGGTCCCGAATGCCTCTGGATTGGGATGAACAGTGGCTCGGTGAACGGACAATCTCAGAGCTTCCGGGATTACAGGGAAATCTGCCGGCGCGCCAAACTCATTATGTTGGACCATCAATCGCGAAGCGATTCGAGCGGTTTTCAAAATAACGGTGAAAGGGGCAAACTCATTCATGGGCTGCTCGGTTGGGACAAGCTCATTCCCGAAAGCATGGCTTTGTACCAGGCCGGCAGGCCCACCTTCCGGCTTGCCAGCAAACCCGAACCGGAAGCACGGTTGTGGATGCTCGAAGGCATCGCCGGAGGATTGCAACCCTGGTGGCATCACATCGGCGCTTACGATGAGGACCGCCGGATGTATCGCATCGCCGAACCTATCTGCCGATGGCATAGGGCCAATGAACAGTACCTGCTCAACCGCCGCCCGGTTGCCACCGTGGGGGTGGTTTGGTCGCAGCGTAACAATGATTTCTATGGCCGCGATGACGCCGAACCTTTGGTCGAGCTGCCCTGGCGCGGCATGACACAAGCCCTGATTCGCGCCCGCATTCCCTATCTGCCGGTCCACGCTGACGACCTGGAAAGAGATGCGGCGCAGTTCTCGCTGTTGGTGCTGCCGAATTTGGCCGTGATGTCGGACCGGCAGGCAGACGCGATCCGCGCATTCGTCAAGCGGGGCGGCAATCTCCTTGCGACAGGACACAGCAGCCTTTTTGATGAGTGGGGCGACCCCCGACCTGATTTCGCCCTGGGCGATTTGTTTGGAGCACACGCGCTTCAACCCCGGCAAGCCGACAGCGAGGCTATCCGCAGGAAATGGGCCTCGGAAACCTCCCACAGCTATCTGCGGCTGGCGCCGGAGTTGCGCGCTGCCACCAACGGACCGCACATCCCGAACGAACCGCCAGTAAAGGGACCGCGCCATGCTGTTCTGCGCGGATTTCAAGAAACGGATATCTTACCCTTCGGTGGCGCCTTGGAGCCTCTCAAAGTGGATGCCGGGGCTCAAGTGCTGCTGACCTTTATTCGACCCTTTCCCATTTCTCCTCCTGAAACATCATGGATGCGCGAGCCCAGTACAGACATTCCCGCGTTGATCCTCAACGCGACCCGGGGCGGCAGCCGTATCGCATTAATGCCGGCCGACCTCGATCGTCGCTTTGGTCGAGACAATCTTCCAGACCACGGTAATCTCCTCGCCAACCTGGTCCGTTGGGCGGCCAAAGACGAAGTGCCCCTTTTTGTGGAAGGCCCTGGCCTGATTGACTGCCACGTGTACCACCAACCTGGCCGGATCATTCTCCACCTGATCAACCTAACCAATGCCGGAACCTGGGGTCAGCCGGTCGATGAATTGATACCCGTGGGTCCCCTGCGTGTGCGCATCAAGCTGCCCGAAACAGTGAGAGGCAGGAAAGCCCGTTTGTTGGTGGCGCGCCAGACTATTTCTGCGCCTTCCAAAAGGGGTTGGGCCAGCTTCGAGCTTCCCTCGCTCCTGGACCACGAGGTGGCTGTGTTCACGTGA
- a CDS encoding NapC/NirT family cytochrome c produces MNPNPQAPAPGPAPASAPRPSSIFRNWLSATGLVVIIGGLFSFFLLLLLDSLSHFANPYIGILTYLVAPAILFFGLALAALGAWLRRRQIIKTAGPMPPLRIDLTRPRDRRIFGFFLAGSVLFLLITAVASYQTYQFTESVQFCGQACHGVMQPEWVTYTHSPHARVACAECHIGKGASWYVRSKLSGTYQVYATLAHKFPRPIPTPVKNLRPAQETCEECHWPKKFVGSLERTFHYFLSDETNTAFTVRMLMNVGGGDPTHGPVGGIHWHMNVGNKVEYVSADEARQRIPWVRVTNPQGVVTEYRSPRFTNEISEAEVRRMDCMDCHNRPAHRYQTPNSAVNLAMFLNKIDCGLPYVKTNAVYVLTRSYTNSTQALESIATIIADRYSAVKFAGCQDKVRMTIDSVQEIYTNNFFAGMKADWQDYPDNIGHKDWPGCFRCHDGQHKTPDGKRTIKANDCNACHSIIAQGGPADLEQLSPKGQKFKHPGDEVDGACNDCHTGGL; encoded by the coding sequence ATGAATCCTAACCCGCAAGCCCCCGCTCCCGGTCCGGCTCCTGCTTCCGCCCCGCGGCCCTCATCCATTTTTCGCAATTGGCTCAGCGCTACCGGCCTTGTTGTCATCATCGGCGGTTTGTTTTCCTTCTTCCTGCTGCTCCTGCTGGATTCCTTGTCGCACTTTGCCAATCCGTATATTGGCATCCTGACGTATCTCGTGGCGCCGGCCATCCTCTTTTTCGGCTTGGCTCTGGCCGCGTTGGGCGCCTGGCTTCGCCGCCGCCAAATCATCAAGACCGCCGGCCCGATGCCTCCCTTGCGCATCGATCTGACCCGCCCGCGAGACCGGCGTATCTTCGGCTTCTTCCTTGCCGGCAGCGTGTTGTTTCTGCTCATCACAGCCGTAGCCAGCTATCAAACCTATCAGTTTACTGAGTCCGTGCAGTTTTGCGGACAAGCTTGCCATGGGGTGATGCAACCCGAATGGGTCACTTACACCCATTCGCCCCACGCCCGCGTCGCCTGCGCCGAGTGCCATATTGGCAAAGGCGCTTCCTGGTACGTCCGCTCGAAGCTCTCGGGCACCTACCAGGTCTATGCTACCCTGGCGCATAAATTCCCCCGCCCCATTCCTACCCCTGTCAAAAATCTCCGGCCCGCCCAAGAGACCTGCGAGGAGTGCCATTGGCCGAAAAAATTCGTCGGCAGCCTCGAACGGACTTTCCATTATTTTCTTTCCGATGAGACCAACACCGCGTTCACCGTCCGGATGTTAATGAATGTAGGCGGCGGTGACCCGACGCACGGCCCCGTGGGTGGCATCCATTGGCACATGAACGTCGGCAACAAGGTCGAATACGTCTCGGCCGACGAAGCGCGTCAGAGAATTCCCTGGGTGCGCGTCACGAACCCCCAAGGCGTTGTCACTGAGTATCGCTCCCCCCGGTTCACCAATGAGATCAGCGAGGCGGAAGTCCGCCGCATGGATTGCATGGACTGCCACAACCGCCCCGCCCACCGCTACCAAACCCCTAACAGCGCGGTCAATCTCGCCATGTTCCTCAATAAAATCGACTGCGGTTTGCCCTATGTTAAAACCAACGCGGTCTATGTCCTGACCCGCTCCTACACCAATTCCACCCAGGCCCTCGAAAGTATCGCCACCATTATCGCCGACCGCTATTCGGCAGTTAAATTCGCAGGGTGCCAGGACAAGGTCCGTATGACCATCGATTCAGTGCAGGAGATTTATACCAACAACTTTTTTGCCGGCATGAAGGCTGATTGGCAGGACTATCCGGATAACATCGGGCATAAGGATTGGCCGGGCTGCTTCCGTTGCCACGATGGCCAGCACAAAACCCCTGATGGCAAGCGCACAATCAAGGCCAACGACTGTAATGCCTGCCATTCCATCATCGCCCAGGGCGGCCCGGCTGATCTCGAACAACTTTCTCCCAAGGGACAGAAATTCAAACATCCGGGAGATGAAGTGGATGGAGCCTGCAATGATTGCCACACCGGCGGCTTGTAA
- a CDS encoding 4Fe-4S dicluster domain-containing protein: MKPQLSRRSILGKMGAALAGVLALPVARAAKAAVQKVLVASDAPKGYDPTKHKWRMALDVNRCIGCGLCAEACKKENHVPEGPYYRTWIERYIITKPKPGSGEARGETLVDSPYGGMHGFPEPPVPVGDIQHSFFVPKLCNLCEHSPCVQVCPVGATFDAPDGVVLIDPTYCIGCGFCVQACPYGCRFLSPVTKTAEKCTLCYHRITRGLKPACAEVCPTQARVFGDLMNPADDPIHQFYQANRVEVLKPYLGTSPSVFYAGLDKEVR; encoded by the coding sequence ATGAAACCGCAACTCTCCCGTCGCAGCATTCTGGGCAAAATGGGCGCCGCCCTGGCTGGTGTTCTGGCCCTGCCCGTGGCGAGGGCCGCCAAAGCCGCTGTCCAAAAGGTGCTGGTCGCCTCCGACGCGCCGAAAGGCTATGACCCTACTAAGCACAAATGGCGCATGGCACTCGATGTCAATCGCTGCATCGGGTGCGGGTTGTGCGCGGAGGCCTGCAAAAAGGAGAATCACGTGCCCGAGGGTCCCTACTACCGGACCTGGATTGAACGCTACATCATCACCAAACCCAAACCCGGCTCGGGCGAAGCGCGTGGCGAAACACTCGTGGATTCCCCCTATGGCGGCATGCACGGGTTTCCCGAGCCGCCGGTTCCCGTGGGCGATATCCAGCATTCCTTCTTCGTACCTAAACTGTGCAACCTGTGCGAGCACTCGCCTTGCGTCCAGGTCTGTCCTGTCGGGGCCACATTCGACGCTCCCGACGGCGTGGTGCTGATCGATCCGACCTACTGCATCGGATGCGGCTTTTGCGTCCAAGCCTGTCCTTATGGCTGCCGGTTCCTCAGCCCGGTCACCAAGACGGCCGAGAAATGCACCCTCTGTTACCATCGCATTACGCGAGGGCTTAAACCCGCCTGCGCTGAGGTCTGCCCAACCCAGGCCCGCGTGTTTGGTGATTTAATGAACCCGGCGGACGATCCAATTCATCAGTTCTACCAGGCCAACCGTGTCGAGGTACTCAAACCTTACTTGGGGACCAGCCCCAGTGTTTTTTACGCCGGCCTGGATAAGGAGGTCAGGTAA